From Streptomyces sp. NBC_00775, one genomic window encodes:
- a CDS encoding NAD(P)/FAD-dependent oxidoreductase, whose protein sequence is MTENYEVVVIGGGTAGLSAALVLGRARRRTLVVDAGEPRNAPAAHMQGYLSRDGMPPAEFLAEGRREIERYGVELVRDRAVDVVRDGAGEFDVTLAAGGTVHARRLVVTTGLADELPPVPGVAERFGRDVIHCPYCHGWEVRDQAFGVLASTPLSVHQALMVSQWSKDVTLFLHTVGEAELSEEDLRRLAAAGVVVVPGEVAWLVVEGDRLTGVRLTDGTTHDRSVLFVAPRAVPRTGLLERLGAELLETPFGAYPVVDATGLTTVPGVWAAGNATGFAEQVVNAASGGYRAAATLNGELLFADLDAAVAREQH, encoded by the coding sequence ATGACCGAGAACTACGAAGTGGTTGTCATCGGCGGCGGAACGGCGGGCCTGTCCGCCGCGCTGGTCCTCGGCCGCGCCCGGCGCCGCACCCTGGTCGTCGACGCCGGCGAACCCCGCAACGCGCCCGCCGCGCACATGCAGGGCTATCTGTCGCGGGACGGCATGCCGCCCGCCGAGTTCCTCGCCGAGGGGCGGCGCGAGATCGAGAGGTACGGGGTCGAGCTCGTCCGGGACCGTGCGGTGGACGTGGTCCGGGACGGTGCCGGGGAGTTCGACGTCACGCTCGCGGCCGGAGGCACGGTGCACGCGCGGCGGCTGGTCGTCACCACCGGCCTGGCCGACGAGCTGCCGCCGGTGCCGGGCGTCGCCGAGCGCTTCGGAAGGGACGTGATCCACTGCCCGTACTGCCACGGCTGGGAGGTGCGTGACCAGGCCTTCGGCGTGCTGGCCAGTACGCCGTTGAGCGTGCACCAGGCGCTGATGGTGAGCCAGTGGTCGAAGGACGTGACGCTGTTCCTGCACACGGTCGGCGAGGCCGAGCTCTCCGAGGAGGACCTGCGCCGGCTCGCCGCGGCCGGGGTCGTCGTGGTGCCCGGCGAGGTCGCCTGGCTCGTGGTCGAGGGCGACCGGCTCACCGGGGTGCGTCTCACGGACGGCACGACGCACGACCGCTCGGTGCTGTTCGTCGCGCCCCGCGCGGTTCCGCGGACGGGTCTGCTGGAGCGGCTGGGCGCGGAACTGCTGGAGACGCCGTTCGGCGCGTATCCGGTCGTCGACGCCACGGGGCTGACGACCGTGCCCGGTGTCTGGGCGGCGGGCAATGCGACGGGGTTCGCGGAGCAGGTCGTGAACGCGGCGAGCGGCGGCTACCGCGCGGCGGCCACGCTCAACGGGGAACTGCTCTTCGCGGACCTCGACGCGGCCGTCGCGCGCGAGCAGCACTGA
- a CDS encoding helix-turn-helix domain-containing protein: protein MSGTSGTSGMNDDAQTDEVLAEVGPRLRRIRKERGATLAGLSEATGISVSTLSRLESGLRKPSLELLLPIARAHQVPLDELVGAPPVGDPRVRAEPIVRHGRTHWPLTRQPGGLQAFKVLEPQRRMAPDPRTHEGYEWLYVLSGRLRLVLGEHDVVLGAGEAAEFDTRVPHWFGSTGEGPVEFLSLFGPQGERMHVRARPARRGEDD, encoded by the coding sequence ATGAGTGGCACGAGCGGCACGAGCGGCATGAACGACGACGCGCAGACGGATGAGGTGCTGGCCGAAGTGGGACCGCGACTGCGACGGATCCGCAAGGAGCGCGGGGCGACCCTGGCCGGGTTGTCCGAGGCGACGGGCATCTCGGTGAGCACGCTCTCGCGCCTGGAGTCCGGGCTGCGCAAGCCCAGCCTGGAGCTGCTGCTGCCGATCGCGCGAGCCCATCAGGTGCCGCTGGATGAGCTGGTGGGTGCCCCGCCGGTCGGCGACCCGCGGGTGCGGGCCGAGCCGATCGTGCGGCACGGGCGCACCCACTGGCCGCTGACCCGTCAACCTGGCGGACTCCAGGCTTTCAAGGTGCTCGAACCGCAGCGGAGGATGGCACCGGACCCGCGCACCCACGAGGGATACGAGTGGTTGTACGTGCTCTCCGGCCGGCTGCGGCTGGTGCTCGGCGAGCACGACGTGGTGCTCGGTGCGGGGGAGGCGGCCGAGTTCGACACCCGGGTGCCGCACTGGTTCGGATCGACGGGGGAGGGGCCCGTGGAGTTCCTGAGTCTGTTCGGGCCGCAGGGGGAGCGGATGCACGTACGGGCGCGGCCCGCGCGGCGTGGCGAAGACGACTGA
- a CDS encoding NADPH:quinone oxidoreductase family protein, with protein MQAWQVHQLGEPSEVMQLQEVERPQPGDGQVLLKVRAANINFPDALMCRGHYQVRPPLPFTPGVEICGETEDGRRVLANPALPYGGFAEYVVADAAALLPAPDALDDAEAAALHIGYQTGWFGLHRRAHLEAGETLLVHAAAGGVGSAAVQLGKAAGATVIGVVGGADKAAVARELGCDVVIDRRTQDVIAAVKEATGGRGADVIYDPVGGEAYTQSTKVVAFEGRIVVVGFASGSIPSPALNHALVKNYSILGLHWGLYNTKNPKLIQHCHEQLTDLAARGAIKPLVSERVPLSGAAAAVQRVADGVTTGRVAVVPSLENGAAA; from the coding sequence ATGCAGGCATGGCAAGTGCACCAGCTCGGCGAGCCGAGTGAGGTGATGCAGCTCCAGGAAGTGGAGCGTCCGCAGCCCGGTGACGGCCAGGTCCTGCTCAAGGTGCGCGCGGCGAACATCAACTTCCCGGACGCGCTGATGTGCCGGGGGCACTACCAGGTCAGGCCCCCGCTGCCGTTCACGCCCGGCGTGGAGATCTGCGGCGAGACCGAGGACGGGCGCCGGGTGCTCGCCAACCCCGCACTGCCGTACGGCGGCTTCGCCGAGTACGTCGTCGCGGACGCCGCCGCCCTGCTGCCCGCGCCCGACGCCCTCGACGACGCCGAGGCGGCCGCACTGCACATCGGCTACCAGACGGGCTGGTTCGGACTGCACCGGCGTGCCCATCTGGAGGCCGGCGAGACCCTGCTCGTCCACGCCGCCGCCGGAGGGGTCGGCAGCGCCGCCGTACAGCTCGGCAAGGCGGCCGGAGCCACTGTCATCGGTGTCGTCGGCGGAGCCGACAAGGCCGCCGTGGCACGGGAGCTGGGCTGCGACGTCGTCATCGACCGGCGTACGCAGGACGTCATCGCCGCCGTGAAGGAGGCCACCGGTGGCCGCGGTGCCGACGTGATCTACGACCCGGTCGGCGGCGAGGCCTACACCCAGTCGACCAAGGTCGTCGCCTTCGAGGGCCGGATCGTCGTCGTGGGCTTCGCGAGCGGGTCGATCCCCAGCCCGGCGCTGAACCACGCCCTGGTGAAGAACTACTCGATCCTCGGCCTGCACTGGGGCCTGTACAACACCAAGAACCCGAAGCTTATCCAGCACTGCCACGAGCAGCTCACCGATCTGGCCGCGCGGGGCGCGATCAAGCCGCTGGTGAGCGAGCGGGTGCCGCTGAGCGGCGCCGCCGCGGCCGTGCAGCGGGTCGCCGACGGTGTCACCACGGGGCGCGTCGCCGTGGTGCCCTCACTTGAGAACGGAGCAGCCGCATGA
- a CDS encoding acyl-CoA dehydrogenase family protein: MTDAAELRRRTQELLAAHPPATTERVDFLKARFDAGLAWVHYPDGLGGLGAPRTLQAVVDAELEAAGAPDNDPRRIGIGLGMAAPTILGFGTEEQKRDFLRPLWVGEEVWCQLFSEPGAGSDLAALGTRAVREGDDWVINGQKVWTSSAHVARWAILIARTDPDVPKHRGITYFICDMTDPGVEVRPLRQVTGEAEFNEVFLTDVRIPDAHRLGEIGDGWRVAQTTLMNERVSIGGMRIPREGGMIGPVSKTWRERPELRTHDLHQRLLKLWVEAEVARLSGERLRQQLVAGQPGHEGSGMKLGFARLNQEISGLEVELLGEEGLLYDDWTMRRPELVDFTGRDAGYRYLRSKGNSIEGGTSEVLLNIVAERVLGLPSEPRTDKDVAWKDLAR; encoded by the coding sequence ATGACCGACGCCGCTGAACTGCGCCGCCGTACACAGGAGTTGCTGGCGGCCCATCCGCCGGCGACGACCGAGCGGGTGGACTTCCTGAAGGCCCGTTTTGACGCGGGCCTCGCCTGGGTGCACTACCCCGACGGCCTCGGCGGCCTCGGTGCCCCGCGCACCCTCCAGGCGGTCGTGGACGCCGAGCTGGAGGCCGCGGGCGCGCCGGACAACGACCCGCGGCGCATCGGCATCGGCCTCGGCATGGCCGCGCCGACGATCCTCGGCTTCGGCACGGAGGAGCAGAAGCGGGACTTCCTCAGGCCTCTGTGGGTCGGCGAGGAGGTCTGGTGCCAGCTCTTCAGTGAGCCGGGCGCCGGGTCCGACCTCGCCGCGCTCGGCACGCGCGCCGTCCGTGAGGGCGACGACTGGGTGATCAACGGGCAGAAGGTGTGGACGTCCAGCGCCCACGTGGCCCGCTGGGCGATCCTCATCGCCCGCACCGACCCGGACGTGCCCAAGCACCGCGGCATCACCTACTTCATCTGTGACATGACCGACCCCGGTGTCGAGGTGCGGCCGCTGCGCCAGGTCACCGGAGAGGCCGAGTTCAACGAGGTCTTCCTCACCGACGTACGCATCCCCGACGCACACCGGCTGGGTGAGATCGGCGACGGCTGGCGGGTCGCCCAGACCACACTCATGAACGAGCGCGTGTCCATCGGCGGTATGCGTATCCCACGCGAGGGCGGCATGATCGGCCCGGTCTCCAAGACCTGGCGCGAGCGCCCCGAACTGCGCACCCACGACCTGCACCAGCGGCTCCTGAAGCTCTGGGTCGAGGCCGAGGTCGCCCGGCTCTCCGGCGAGCGGCTGCGCCAGCAGCTCGTGGCGGGCCAGCCCGGCCACGAGGGCTCCGGGATGAAGCTCGGATTCGCCCGCCTCAACCAGGAGATCAGCGGCCTGGAGGTTGAACTCCTCGGCGAGGAAGGCCTGTTGTACGACGACTGGACGATGCGCCGGCCCGAACTGGTCGACTTCACCGGCCGGGACGCGGGATACCGCTACCTCCGCTCCAAGGGCAACAGCATCGAGGGCGGGACCAGCGAGGTCCTGCTCAACATCGTCGCCGAACGCGTCCTGGGACTGCCGTCCGAGCCGCGCACCGACAAGGACGTCGCCTGGAAGGACCTGGCCCGATGA
- a CDS encoding acyl-CoA dehydrogenase family protein — MSTQPDLLYSEEEEALRAAVRDLLTDHCDAAGVIARTESDTPYDPELWKALSEGMGLAGLLVPESQGGQGATHREVAVVLEELGRAVAPLPYLTSAVVATEALLACEGDETAKLLAGLASGRTVGALAVALSVGPGGHYKAVRSEDGFLYGELTGIADAAVADVLLVPAEDGGLYAVDADAVTITPQVSFDLTRPVATVTLDGVRAHRVGAAEPAVRRALRAGAGLLASEQLGLADWSLTETVRYLKERKQFNRPVGGFQALKHRLAQLWLEVVNTRAAARGAADALATGSDDTDVSVAVAQAYAAPVAVHAAEEALQLHGGLGMTWEHPVHLYLKRAKADSIAYGTAGAHREALAGLVDLQAP; from the coding sequence ATGAGCACACAGCCCGACCTTCTGTACTCGGAGGAGGAAGAGGCGCTGCGCGCCGCCGTCCGCGACCTCCTGACCGACCACTGCGACGCGGCCGGCGTCATCGCGCGTACGGAGTCGGACACTCCGTACGACCCCGAGCTGTGGAAGGCGCTCTCGGAAGGGATGGGCCTGGCGGGCCTGCTCGTGCCCGAGTCGCAGGGCGGCCAGGGCGCCACACATCGGGAAGTCGCCGTGGTCCTGGAGGAGTTGGGGCGTGCCGTCGCTCCGCTTCCGTACCTGACGAGTGCCGTCGTCGCGACCGAGGCGCTGCTCGCGTGCGAGGGTGACGAGACCGCCAAACTGCTGGCCGGGCTGGCCTCCGGCCGGACGGTGGGCGCGCTCGCTGTCGCGCTGTCCGTGGGGCCGGGCGGCCACTACAAGGCCGTACGCAGCGAAGACGGCTTCCTGTACGGGGAGTTGACGGGAATCGCGGATGCGGCGGTCGCCGATGTGCTGCTGGTTCCGGCGGAGGACGGCGGGCTGTACGCGGTGGACGCGGACGCCGTGACGATCACCCCGCAGGTGTCCTTCGACCTCACCCGGCCGGTCGCGACCGTCACCCTCGACGGGGTGCGGGCGCACCGGGTGGGCGCCGCCGAACCCGCCGTACGCCGGGCCCTGCGTGCCGGCGCCGGACTCCTCGCATCCGAGCAACTCGGCCTAGCCGACTGGTCGTTGACGGAGACGGTCCGCTACCTGAAGGAGCGCAAGCAGTTCAACCGGCCCGTCGGCGGCTTCCAGGCGCTCAAGCACCGGCTGGCCCAACTGTGGCTGGAGGTCGTCAACACGCGCGCCGCGGCCCGGGGCGCGGCCGACGCGCTCGCCACCGGCAGCGACGACACCGACGTGTCGGTCGCCGTCGCCCAGGCGTACGCGGCGCCTGTCGCCGTGCACGCCGCCGAGGAGGCGCTGCAACTGCACGGCGGCCTCGGTATGACGTGGGAGCATCCGGTGCATCTGTACCTGAAGCGGGCCAAGGCGGACTCGATCGCGTACGGCACGGCGGGCGCCCACCGTGAGGCGCTGGCCGGACTGGTGGATCTCCAGGCGCCCTGA
- a CDS encoding phosphatidylinositol-specific phospholipase C/glycerophosphodiester phosphodiesterase family protein, whose product MALTTRRRALTTLGAALAGSVALPATYARASERGHGPRPLWRAHAHNDYEHPRPLLDALDHRFGSVEADIYLVGDQLLVAHDPVELDPARTLESLYLEPLAARVKANHGSVYRGYRTPLQLLIDIKTEGSSTYLELDRHLRRYRHLFTTYADGRVHPGPVTAVISGDRAARTPMEAQSVRRAFYDGRLADLGSASPASFIPLISDNWTLNFTWLGDGPFPDAEREKLRGIIAAAHARRQKVRFWATPDLAGPARDALWGELLAADVDYFNTDDLAGLEAFLDAHERR is encoded by the coding sequence ATGGCCCTTACCACCCGCCGCAGAGCCCTCACCACCCTCGGCGCCGCCCTCGCGGGCTCCGTCGCGCTGCCCGCCACGTACGCGCGGGCGAGTGAACGGGGGCACGGCCCGCGTCCGCTGTGGCGCGCCCACGCCCACAACGACTACGAGCACCCGCGTCCCCTGCTCGACGCCCTCGACCACCGTTTCGGCAGCGTCGAGGCCGACATCTACCTCGTGGGCGACCAGCTCCTCGTCGCCCACGACCCGGTCGAGCTCGACCCGGCGCGCACCCTCGAATCCCTCTATCTCGAACCCCTCGCGGCCCGGGTCAAGGCCAACCACGGCTCGGTGTACCGGGGTTACCGCACACCCCTGCAACTCCTCATCGACATCAAGACCGAGGGCTCGTCGACGTATCTCGAACTCGACCGCCATCTGCGCCGCTACCGGCACCTGTTCACGACCTACGCGGACGGCCGTGTGCACCCCGGTCCGGTCACGGCGGTGATCTCCGGCGACCGGGCCGCCCGTACGCCCATGGAGGCGCAGAGTGTGCGCCGCGCCTTCTACGACGGGCGGCTCGCCGACCTCGGCAGCGCGTCCCCCGCTTCGTTCATCCCGCTGATCTCGGACAACTGGACGCTCAACTTCACCTGGCTGGGTGACGGCCCGTTCCCCGACGCCGAGCGCGAGAAGCTGCGCGGCATCATCGCGGCGGCCCACGCGCGCCGGCAGAAGGTCCGGTTCTGGGCGACACCCGACCTGGCGGGCCCGGCCCGTGACGCGCTGTGGGGCGAACTGCTCGCCGCGGACGTCGACTACTTCAACACCGACGACCTCGCGGGCCTCGAAGCGTTCCTCGACGCCCACGAGCGGAGGTAA